A single region of the Mechercharimyces sp. CAU 1602 genome encodes:
- the gcvPB gene encoding aminomethyl-transferring glycine dehydrogenase subunit GcvPB: MNQEKALIFELSKPGRTAYSLPALDVPPVSSEEVLPTEMVRQAPADLPEVSELDLVRHYTELSRLNHGIDNGFYPLGSCTMKYNPKINEDVARLPGLTRIHPYQAEETVQGALELMYELQSSLAEITGMDKVTLQSAAGAQGEWVGLMLIRAYLQDRGESGRNKVIVPDSAHGTNPASAAVAGFETITVPSNEKGHVDVAALREAVGEDTAALMLTNPNTLGLFEEEIGEIADIVHEAGGLLYYDGANANAILGITRPGDMGFDVVHLNLHKTFTTPHGGGGPGSGPVGVTAKLAPYLPTPTVEKGEEGYFLNYDIPKSMGRIKGFYGNFGINVRAYAYIRTMGAKGLRKVSENAVLNANYMMRKLEPYYDLPFTQHCKHEFVLSGARQKKQGARTLDMAKRLLDFGVHPPTIYFPLIVDECLMIEPTETESKETLDTFIETMIRIAKEAEENPEVIQEAPHHTPVRRLDEVLAARKPVLRWEREKK; encoded by the coding sequence ATGAACCAGGAAAAAGCCTTGATCTTCGAATTGAGTAAACCGGGACGGACAGCTTATAGTTTGCCTGCCTTAGACGTACCACCAGTCTCAAGCGAAGAGGTGTTGCCAACAGAAATGGTGCGTCAAGCACCTGCGGACTTGCCAGAAGTATCGGAGTTGGATCTTGTTCGCCATTATACAGAGCTATCTCGTCTTAATCACGGTATCGACAACGGGTTTTACCCCTTGGGTTCATGTACGATGAAATATAACCCCAAAATTAATGAAGATGTGGCTCGTCTTCCGGGTTTGACTCGTATTCATCCGTATCAGGCGGAGGAGACGGTACAAGGGGCATTGGAACTGATGTATGAATTGCAAAGTTCCCTTGCTGAAATTACAGGCATGGATAAGGTGACATTGCAATCAGCGGCAGGCGCACAGGGAGAATGGGTTGGTTTAATGCTGATTCGTGCGTATTTGCAAGATCGAGGGGAAAGCGGACGCAATAAAGTGATTGTGCCTGATTCTGCCCATGGGACCAATCCGGCAAGTGCTGCTGTAGCTGGTTTCGAGACGATTACAGTTCCATCTAATGAAAAGGGGCACGTTGATGTTGCCGCACTACGAGAAGCAGTGGGGGAAGATACAGCTGCTTTGATGCTGACCAATCCTAATACGCTCGGTTTGTTTGAAGAAGAGATTGGTGAAATTGCAGATATTGTACATGAGGCAGGTGGCCTTCTTTATTACGATGGCGCAAATGCTAATGCGATTCTGGGGATTACACGCCCAGGGGATATGGGCTTTGATGTGGTTCATCTAAATCTACACAAAACGTTTACAACCCCACATGGCGGGGGTGGACCTGGTTCTGGTCCCGTAGGTGTGACCGCGAAACTGGCCCCTTATCTACCTACTCCAACAGTAGAAAAAGGGGAAGAGGGGTATTTTCTCAATTACGATATCCCCAAATCCATGGGTCGGATTAAAGGGTTTTACGGTAATTTTGGGATCAACGTCCGCGCCTATGCTTATATTCGTACGATGGGGGCAAAAGGGTTGCGAAAGGTATCAGAAAATGCTGTGCTAAATGCCAATTATATGATGCGCAAGCTGGAACCGTACTATGATCTACCCTTTACGCAGCATTGCAAGCACGAGTTTGTCCTTTCAGGTGCACGTCAAAAGAAACAAGGCGCACGCACGCTGGATATGGCAAAGCGTTTACTCGATTTTGGCGTTCATCCACCCACTATTTACTTCCCTTTGATTGTGGATGAGTGTTTGATGATCGAACCGACAGAGACAGAGAGCAAAGAAACTTTAGATACTTTTATTGAAACGATGATCCGTATTGCCAAAGAAGCAGAAGAAAACCCTGAAGTGATTCAAGAGGCTCCTCACCATACTCCGGTACGGCGCTTGGATGAAGTATTGGCGGCGCGCAAACCTGTTTTGCGATGGGAGAGAGAAAAGAAGTAA
- a CDS encoding Vps62-related protein, which translates to MKKGFLMALCVALLGVIFPLGSGANSVQAMTEETSSDYTKDEKLELIKKYAPQVWFDKDEKYFPSSVEWSFDYLERYQRAGSNKYSLRSKQPLNDPNGTLDFFRGDLDSARIYVGWREAGPSTIDLKYMIWYPYNRGKVPSNLETLMNFLPSWLVPRGAGFGHHVGDWEGIEIRLVDGDAKQVKLNYHSFNTKQNWSDFEKVDDTHIVTYSAQGSHGMWKEPGNHEYINLFIDKLEDKTSKGTAWDTWEAVEAYDFDRKESLSGRDWPAWLSADTTSTVAGMDSADPASGGIDRWGNEEGGCSLQFVCVLNNGPGGPDENTNWTSTFGEPATSIFNVAFRSHHGKYLVAEGDGDKNVNANRSQVGNWERFNLKVTNSVQDDGSGCVKDGDLVNIETGSGYYLRATDNGSLDAKANKPQSWEEFQLTNHSNANGCLKSGDQISLKSRHGKYVVAENNGDANANRSKIGSWEKFIIEFH; encoded by the coding sequence GTGAAAAAAGGTTTTCTAATGGCTTTATGTGTTGCATTATTGGGAGTAATCTTTCCATTAGGCTCGGGTGCCAACTCTGTTCAGGCGATGACGGAGGAGACAAGTAGTGACTATACCAAGGATGAAAAACTAGAACTAATTAAAAAATACGCGCCGCAAGTATGGTTTGATAAAGATGAGAAGTATTTCCCTTCTTCGGTGGAGTGGTCGTTTGACTACCTGGAAAGGTATCAGCGAGCGGGGAGTAATAAATACTCTTTGCGCTCCAAACAACCTTTAAATGACCCAAATGGAACGCTAGATTTTTTTCGCGGAGATTTGGATTCCGCTCGTATTTACGTAGGCTGGCGTGAAGCAGGTCCATCTACCATCGATCTAAAGTATATGATCTGGTATCCGTATAATCGAGGGAAAGTACCCTCCAACCTGGAGACGCTGATGAATTTTCTTCCCTCCTGGCTTGTGCCGCGGGGAGCGGGCTTTGGTCATCATGTAGGTGATTGGGAAGGAATTGAAATTCGTTTGGTCGATGGAGATGCTAAACAAGTCAAATTAAATTATCATTCTTTTAATACCAAGCAGAACTGGAGCGACTTTGAGAAGGTAGATGATACCCACATTGTCACGTACTCCGCTCAAGGCTCCCATGGAATGTGGAAAGAACCTGGCAACCATGAGTACATCAATCTCTTCATCGATAAACTAGAAGATAAAACGAGTAAAGGAACAGCATGGGACACATGGGAAGCTGTTGAGGCTTATGATTTTGATCGAAAGGAAAGTCTTTCAGGCAGAGATTGGCCAGCATGGTTAAGTGCAGATACCACTTCGACTGTTGCTGGTATGGATTCAGCAGATCCAGCGAGTGGTGGAATCGATAGGTGGGGAAATGAAGAGGGTGGTTGTAGCCTACAGTTTGTTTGTGTCCTTAATAACGGTCCAGGAGGACCTGATGAGAATACTAACTGGACAAGTACGTTTGGCGAGCCAGCTACATCTATCTTTAATGTGGCTTTTCGCTCACATCATGGGAAGTACCTTGTAGCAGAAGGGGATGGGGACAAAAACGTGAATGCCAATCGCTCGCAAGTGGGGAATTGGGAGCGATTTAATTTAAAGGTTACTAACTCTGTCCAAGATGATGGTAGTGGTTGTGTGAAGGATGGAGACCTGGTTAATATTGAGACGGGTAGTGGGTATTATTTACGAGCGACAGATAACGGGAGTCTCGATGCGAAAGCAAATAAACCTCAATCATGGGAAGAGTTTCAGCTGACCAACCACTCAAATGCTAACGGATGCTTAAAAAGTGGCGATCAAATATCTTTAAAAAGTCGTCATGGTAAGTATGTTGTTGCGGAAAACAACGGAGATGCGAATGCCAATCGTTCTAAGATCGGTTCCTGGGAGAAATTTATCATCGAGTTTCACTAA